In Sphingobium sp. Cam5-1, the following proteins share a genomic window:
- a CDS encoding sugar phosphate isomerase/epimerase family protein translates to MNDPKIVATYYTIAGDAYPGAPVASPFPLERRAAAAVAAGYYGMGLSGDDLAANVALHGTAGIRRILDDAGIQFLEIECLTDWFAKGEARAASDKMRRLWLDTAVEIGTKHIKIVGDISDSGVSMETMAADFRLLCDQAAEVGAHVSIEVFPLANIRDLKSGRQLIEMAGSDNGGLLIDIWHMTRPGIPYEEVAALPASYIKHVELDDAAAEVVGGLFDDSTDNRLLPGEGSFDVPAFLRAIAATGYDGCYGIEMLSHEFRALEPEEAAKRSFDAVARQFALARENA, encoded by the coding sequence ATGAATGATCCGAAAATTGTAGCGACCTATTACACGATCGCGGGGGATGCTTATCCCGGTGCGCCTGTGGCCAGCCCTTTTCCGCTGGAACGGCGGGCCGCTGCGGCAGTCGCTGCGGGCTATTACGGCATGGGCCTGTCAGGCGATGATCTGGCCGCGAACGTTGCCTTGCATGGCACGGCGGGCATTCGTCGCATCCTGGACGATGCCGGTATCCAGTTCCTGGAAATCGAGTGCCTGACTGACTGGTTTGCGAAGGGCGAGGCGCGGGCCGCTTCTGATAAGATGCGTCGCCTATGGCTGGATACCGCCGTCGAGATCGGGACCAAGCATATCAAGATCGTCGGAGACATCAGCGACAGTGGCGTATCGATGGAGACCATGGCCGCCGACTTCCGGCTGCTCTGCGATCAGGCTGCGGAGGTGGGCGCCCATGTATCGATCGAGGTCTTTCCCCTAGCCAATATTCGCGACCTCAAGTCGGGGCGGCAACTTATCGAAATGGCCGGGTCGGATAATGGCGGGCTGTTGATCGACATCTGGCACATGACGCGTCCGGGCATTCCTTATGAAGAGGTAGCAGCGCTCCCCGCCAGCTATATCAAGCATGTCGAGCTGGACGACGCGGCGGCTGAAGTCGTTGGCGGTCTGTTCGATGACTCGACGGACAATCGTCTGCTGCCGGGCGAAGGCAGCTTCGATGTACCAGCCTTTCTGCGAGCCATCGCGGCGACCGGATATGACGGCTGTTACGGGATCGAGATGTTGTCGCACGAATTTCGTGCGCTTGAGCCGGAGGAAGCGGCGAAGCGATCCTTCGACGCCGTCGCACGCCAGTTCGCGCTGGCACGAGAAAATGCCTGA
- a CDS encoding TonB-dependent receptor, whose translation MKKKTFSIAGLLLASVAPMPLLAQTDAAPQNDAASTSSPAGLQEIIVTAQRRSQNLQDVPVAVTAFTGEALETKGIFRVSDLQQADSSLFVSQMSGVVVPFLRGVGNPGASTPGNEASVPVYIDDVYYSRLASAYLELANIERVEVLKGPQGTLFGRNSTGGLMQVFTRDPGQTTDLSATLGYANYDTISGKLYAATPLGEGVAAGISFSGLNQGNGWGKNLFTGKDTYRRKFYNIRSKVVFEPSDTTKIRLSGFYTYQRQNQGNSVNIYPGTTRGYPLGSPLEGTQYFQPPGFFDIYENTEIFHRLRGWGGSIKIDQELGFADFTSITSYRKAKEFLSYEGDHTELNWLAFPIKIGDRQITQEFQLKSLSSSKISWILGMFYMNSRTDVNVAINGDALTLNGLASQNIASQQRIESLAPFAQATFPVVDDKTNVTLGLRYTKDRVVGDGHVSLTPLVGADIPAGSFHQVANFDKWTYKVSVDHKFTDDIMAYATWSRGYKSGTFNTIPLAAPPTNPETVTSYEAGLKMTLFERRVRANFAVFRNDIKDPQVQLVQLVDTPAGPTPFVAFANADKARTKGFEFDTSFQVTERLRLDLAGQYLWAKFISFDSAPINVPIFAPPWGVALAVGDVGGNRLSQTPKWKINAGFNYDLPTSVGQFSFAGQMSYRSNLKWDPDNILTEPKLTLFNGSISFKPEFNDKLTFRLWGANLTNERYFNNEIPQTNTPAGDLGGVGDPRTYGVEVRFDL comes from the coding sequence ATGAAGAAGAAGACGTTTTCGATCGCGGGCTTATTATTGGCGAGCGTGGCCCCCATGCCCCTGCTTGCCCAAACTGATGCAGCCCCGCAAAATGACGCAGCGTCCACATCCTCGCCAGCAGGGCTTCAGGAGATCATCGTTACGGCTCAGCGCCGTAGTCAGAACCTGCAGGATGTTCCCGTCGCGGTAACGGCGTTTACAGGAGAAGCTCTGGAAACAAAGGGCATTTTCCGCGTGTCCGACCTCCAGCAGGCAGACTCGTCACTGTTCGTCTCACAGATGTCCGGCGTTGTCGTGCCGTTCCTGCGCGGCGTTGGGAATCCCGGCGCATCAACACCGGGTAACGAAGCAAGTGTTCCTGTCTATATCGACGACGTCTATTATTCACGTCTTGCGAGCGCCTATCTCGAACTGGCGAACATCGAACGTGTTGAAGTACTCAAAGGTCCGCAAGGAACATTGTTCGGTCGCAATTCAACCGGCGGTCTGATGCAGGTTTTCACGCGCGATCCCGGCCAGACCACTGATCTTTCAGCAACGCTGGGCTACGCCAATTACGATACGATCAGCGGCAAGCTCTACGCGGCGACGCCGCTGGGTGAAGGCGTGGCCGCCGGAATCTCCTTCAGCGGTCTGAACCAGGGTAATGGATGGGGCAAAAACCTGTTCACCGGCAAGGACACATATCGGCGCAAATTCTATAATATTCGATCCAAGGTCGTGTTTGAACCGAGTGACACAACCAAGATTCGCCTGAGTGGATTCTACACCTATCAGCGGCAGAATCAGGGCAATTCGGTCAATATCTATCCGGGAACGACCCGTGGCTATCCGCTGGGGTCACCCCTTGAGGGCACCCAATATTTCCAGCCGCCGGGCTTTTTCGATATCTATGAGAATACCGAGATTTTCCATCGCCTCCGCGGTTGGGGAGGGTCGATTAAAATCGATCAGGAGCTTGGCTTTGCGGATTTCACCAGCATCACGTCCTACCGGAAGGCGAAAGAATTCCTGAGTTATGAGGGCGATCATACCGAATTGAACTGGCTGGCATTTCCGATCAAGATCGGAGACCGGCAGATTACCCAGGAATTTCAGTTGAAGTCTTTGTCTTCATCGAAGATCAGCTGGATCTTGGGCATGTTCTATATGAATTCGCGCACCGACGTGAATGTAGCTATCAACGGTGACGCCCTCACTCTGAACGGTCTTGCCAGCCAGAATATTGCTAGTCAGCAAAGAATCGAGTCGCTGGCTCCCTTCGCGCAGGCGACTTTCCCCGTCGTGGATGACAAGACGAATGTCACACTTGGCCTGCGGTACACGAAAGATCGCGTGGTAGGGGACGGCCATGTGTCGCTAACGCCGCTAGTCGGGGCCGACATCCCCGCTGGAAGTTTTCACCAAGTTGCCAACTTCGACAAATGGACCTACAAGGTTTCGGTCGATCACAAATTTACTGACGATATCATGGCTTATGCGACATGGAGTCGCGGCTACAAGTCGGGCACGTTCAATACTATTCCGTTGGCCGCCCCACCGACCAATCCGGAAACGGTGACGTCCTACGAGGCGGGTTTGAAGATGACCCTGTTCGAACGCAGGGTGCGCGCGAATTTCGCCGTGTTCCGCAACGACATCAAGGATCCGCAGGTCCAGCTGGTCCAGCTTGTAGACACGCCTGCTGGTCCGACGCCCTTCGTCGCCTTTGCCAATGCGGACAAGGCGCGGACCAAAGGTTTCGAGTTCGACACATCATTCCAGGTCACTGAGCGGCTGAGGCTTGATCTGGCCGGGCAATATCTATGGGCGAAGTTCATCAGCTTCGACAGTGCGCCGATCAACGTTCCGATCTTCGCCCCGCCTTGGGGCGTGGCGCTGGCAGTCGGCGATGTGGGTGGCAACCGGCTGTCCCAGACCCCGAAATGGAAAATCAACGCTGGCTTCAACTATGATCTGCCAACCTCGGTCGGTCAGTTCAGTTTTGCCGGTCAGATGTCCTACCGTTCCAACCTGAAATGGGACCCCGACAACATCCTGACGGAACCCAAGCTGACGCTGTTCAACGGCAGCATCTCGTTCAAGCCGGAATTCAATGACAAGCTGACCTTCCGTCTATGGGGCGCGAACCTCACGAACGAGAGATATTTCAACAACGAAATTCCGCAGACCAATACGCCTGCCGGTGACCTGGGCGGCGTTGGAGATCCGCGGACTTACGGGGTCGAAGTCCGCTTCGATCTCTGA
- a CDS encoding FAD-dependent oxidoreductase yields MPEQDGIEETDVIVIGSGAAGLAAALSARYAGADVVILERSEKLGGTTAMSGGVPWIPCNHHMHEVGTSDSREAALTYMRRQSLGRMDDEMIETYVDQGADVIKFIEAQTDIQFRALKWPDYHPELPGGTFGRSLSAGLFPGNKLGDLRPRLRSSLTFPIPVSSNDLEDGVDIFDPAIIGDRLEKGLVGVGNALVAGLAASVVEKGVRILFGMRAQSLVMHEGAVTGVAGSKDGEPFEMRARRGVIIASGGFEWNAGLVKDLLRGPHEGAASPPDNEGDGLLMAAEAGAALANTDEAWWMPIMKIPGEEYDGNPAIRFAVTELTKPGSIMVNRKGQRFVNEACNYNDLGRSFFQFDPQTFDYPNREAWIIFHQAYLDKYPVLTRYPSDPVPNWMIQAATLRALAEQIGVDADGLERTVEQFNRSAREGSDPAFHRGESQYDRYHGDWSLEGALQTVGPLDQAPYYACRVYPGVLGTKGGPKISARAEVQNLRGGNIPGLYAAGNAAASITGMAYPGAGGTIGPALVFGHIAGREAAVRTNRR; encoded by the coding sequence GTGCCCGAGCAGGATGGGATTGAAGAAACCGACGTCATCGTGATTGGCTCGGGCGCTGCGGGGCTAGCAGCTGCCCTGAGCGCGCGTTATGCGGGAGCAGATGTCGTCATTCTGGAACGTTCGGAAAAACTCGGCGGGACCACGGCGATGTCAGGGGGCGTGCCCTGGATTCCGTGCAATCACCATATGCATGAAGTCGGGACCAGCGACAGCCGCGAGGCGGCGCTCACCTACATGCGGCGTCAGTCTTTGGGCCGTATGGATGACGAGATGATCGAAACCTATGTCGATCAGGGCGCGGACGTCATCAAGTTCATCGAGGCGCAGACGGACATTCAATTTAGGGCGCTGAAATGGCCCGATTATCATCCCGAGCTTCCCGGCGGGACGTTCGGACGGTCCCTGTCGGCTGGCTTGTTTCCCGGCAATAAGCTGGGGGATTTGCGGCCGAGATTGCGGAGCAGCCTGACCTTTCCCATTCCGGTGTCGAGCAACGACCTTGAGGATGGCGTTGACATCTTCGACCCCGCCATAATCGGCGACCGGCTGGAAAAAGGGCTGGTGGGCGTTGGTAACGCGCTCGTGGCAGGACTCGCCGCCAGCGTGGTTGAGAAAGGCGTGCGCATCCTGTTTGGCATGCGCGCGCAAAGCCTTGTCATGCATGAAGGCGCGGTCACGGGCGTTGCGGGCAGCAAGGACGGCGAGCCCTTCGAGATGCGTGCGCGGCGTGGCGTCATTATCGCCAGCGGTGGCTTTGAATGGAACGCCGGTCTGGTGAAGGACCTGCTGCGCGGGCCACATGAGGGAGCGGCGAGTCCGCCAGACAATGAGGGTGATGGTCTGTTGATGGCAGCGGAGGCCGGGGCCGCCCTTGCGAACACGGATGAGGCCTGGTGGATGCCGATCATGAAGATTCCGGGCGAGGAATATGATGGCAATCCCGCGATCCGTTTTGCCGTGACCGAGCTGACGAAGCCAGGGTCGATCATGGTGAACCGCAAGGGACAGCGGTTCGTCAATGAAGCATGCAATTATAACGATCTTGGCCGCTCTTTCTTCCAGTTCGACCCTCAGACGTTCGACTATCCCAATCGGGAGGCGTGGATCATCTTCCATCAGGCTTATCTGGACAAATATCCGGTGCTCACACGCTATCCGAGTGACCCTGTCCCGAACTGGATGATACAGGCGGCGACGCTGCGCGCGCTTGCAGAACAGATCGGCGTCGATGCCGATGGCCTGGAGCGGACGGTCGAACAGTTCAACAGATCAGCCCGCGAAGGCAGCGACCCCGCCTTTCACCGGGGCGAGAGTCAATATGATCGCTATCATGGGGATTGGTCGCTGGAAGGCGCACTTCAAACGGTCGGGCCGCTGGATCAGGCGCCCTATTACGCGTGCCGGGTCTATCCCGGCGTTTTGGGAACGAAGGGCGGCCCGAAAATCAGCGCCAGAGCGGAAGTGCAGAATTTGCGCGGAGGCAACATCCCCGGCCTCTATGCGGCAGGCAATGCCGCCGCGAGCATTACCGGGATGGCTTATCCCGGCGCGGGGGGAACGATCGGCCCGGCACTGGTCTTCGGCCACATCGCTGGCCGGGAAGCTGCGGTCAGAACGAACCGCAGATAG